The Pseudomonas benzenivorans region CCGAAGACCGCTTAGAACTGCGACGCGTCCAGCAGGTACAGGCTCTCGCTGCCGGCCTTGACCGAGGCGCTGAGCGAGTGGATGCGCGGCAGGATGCGGGCGAAGTAGAAGCGCGCGGTGCCGAGCTTGCTGGCGTAGAAGTCGTCCTGGTCTTCCTTGCCCAGGGCGGCTCTCGCCATCAGCGCCCACATGTAGGCGTAGGCGGTGTAGCCGAACAGGTGCAGGTATTCGACCGAGGCGGCGCCGATCTCGTTGGGGTTGGATTTGGCCCGCTCCAGCAGCTCGGCGGTCACCTGCTCCAGGTTGGCGATGACGGCCTTCAGCGGCTCGGTGAACTCGGCCAGGCTGCTGTCGGCCGAGTCGGTGAAGGCCTTGATCTCTTCGGCGAAGTGCTTGTAGAAGGCGCCGCCGCTGCCGATCACCTTGCGCCCGACCAGATCGAGGGCCTGGATGCCGTTGGTGCCCTCGTAGATCTGGGTGATGCGGCAGTCGCGCACCAACTGCTCCTGGCCCCACTCGCGGATGAAGCCGTGGCCGCCGAACACCTGCTGGCCGTGGAGGGTGGTTTCCAGGCCCATGTCGGTGAGGAAGGCCTTGGCCACCGGGGTCAGCAGCGCCACCAGCTCCTCGGCGCGCTTGCGCGTGGCCGGGTCCTCGCTGAACTTGGCGGTGTCCAGTTGCATGGCCACGTAGCTGGAAAAGGCGCGACCGCCCTCGTTCAGCGCCTTCATGGTCAGCAGCATGCGCCGTACGTCCGGATGGACGATGATCGGGTCGGCGGCCTTGTCCTTGGCCTGGGGGCCGGTCGGCGCGCGGCTCTGGATGCGCTCGCGGGCGTACTCGATGGCGCTCTGGTAGGAACGCTCGCCGGTGGCCAGGCCCTGGATGCCGACGCCCAGGCGCTCGTAGTTCATCATGGTGAACATGGCCGCCAGGCCCTTGTTCGGCGCATCGACTATCCAGCCGGTGGCGCCGTCGAAGTTCATCACGCAGGTGGCCGAGGCCTTGATGCCCATCTTGTGCTCGATGGAGCCGCAGGACAGGCTGTTGTGCTCGCCCAGGCTGCCGTCGGCGTTGACCATGAACTTGGGCACCAGGAACAGCGAGATG contains the following coding sequences:
- a CDS encoding acyl-CoA dehydrogenase C-terminal domain-containing protein — its product is MADYQAPLRDMRFVLNEVFEVSKLWAELPALAEVVDEDTANAILEEAGKVTAGVIAPLNRSGDEEGCSWDNGVVKTPAGFPEAYQTYAEGGWVGVGGDPRFGGMGMPKVISAQVEEMVNSANLSFGLYPMLTAGACLSLNAHASEELKDKYLPQMYAGTWAGSMCLTEPHAGTDLGIIRTKAEPQADGSYKISGTKIFITGGEHDLTENIIHLVLAKLPDAPAGPKGISLFLVPKFMVNADGSLGEHNSLSCGSIEHKMGIKASATCVMNFDGATGWIVDAPNKGLAAMFTMMNYERLGVGIQGLATGERSYQSAIEYARERIQSRAPTGPQAKDKAADPIIVHPDVRRMLLTMKALNEGGRAFSSYVAMQLDTAKFSEDPATRKRAEELVALLTPVAKAFLTDMGLETTLHGQQVFGGHGFIREWGQEQLVRDCRITQIYEGTNGIQALDLVGRKVIGSGGAFYKHFAEEIKAFTDSADSSLAEFTEPLKAVIANLEQVTAELLERAKSNPNEIGAASVEYLHLFGYTAYAYMWALMARAALGKEDQDDFYASKLGTARFYFARILPRIHSLSASVKAGSESLYLLDASQF